The Melitaea cinxia chromosome 8, ilMelCinx1.1, whole genome shotgun sequence genomic interval TTGTTTCTTTAATGATGGCAGTAGCAGTATGCCGTTCGTGGATTTCGATAGTAACACACATGCAAGTCTAGTGTATCTAACCTTATATTTCAGTGTATGATAGTTCACTTTAGTGtaaacaaagtaattttttcttAGTTCTGAAAATGTCTACTTTTGTGCCAAATAAACTGTATTTGGGGGGAATTTTATTGCACTACTTTATTCAAAAGAAATCTGCAGCTGAAGCAGAAGAATTCTTGTTGACTTATGGTGACGACGCTTTGTCGAATACGACATGCGGAGACTGGTTGCGACGCttcaaaaataatgattttgaaATTAAGGAAAAAGAACGTTTTGGCGCACCGACAAAATTTGAAGACGAAAAGTTGGAGGAATTACTCGATCAAGACCGATCTCAGACGCTAGCAGAGAGATGAATCAACTGTTTCAAAACGTTTGAAAGTTTTAGGAATGGTCCAGAAGCAAGGACATTAGGTACCGTATGAATTGAAGCCCAGAGACGTCAAACGACATTTTCTCATGTGTGAACTACTACTTCAACAGCAGAAAAGAAAAGGTTTTTTGCACCACATCATGATTGGCAATGAAAATTGGATACACTACGATAATCCAAAGCGTAGAAAATCGTGGAGTAAGCCTAGCCGTGCATCAACATCATCTACAAAACCAAATATCCATGGTTCGAAGCTTCTTCTCTGTATTTGGTGGGATCAGTAgggtaataataatactaataataataatctttattgcacaccattaaaaaatacaaacaaaagtagtataattagaggaagatgtacaaaggcggccttatcgctaaagtagcgatttcttccagacaacatttgggtataggacagtgcataaaaaagcggttaggaagtgtacaaataattgttatagaaattggAATACATCAcaattgattataaaattatacgtacatatatacatacatatatatgcttACACACTAGcatacattcacatatacacatatactcatatataaatttaaacaattcatacatatttatgtgaTCCAAAGGTGAAAAGACAATCATGGCGAATTTAGTGACAAATTGTGAACCTTAAGATACTTTTTGAAGCTAAAGACTGATTGAGCTTGtcttatagagagaggaagGGAATTCCAGAGCTTAACAGTTGCTACGGAAAAGGCGTAGAACGAAGAAGTGTGACGTGGAATCTTAAGAACCAGATTTGAGTCAGATCGAAAAGAAAGATCATGGGTGTCGCAGAGAAACGCAAAGCGTTCTTTGAGGTAGTGAGGTGTGTCGCGATGGaataatacacaatataataaCGAGAGGATATGAGTATTTCTGCGAAGAcggattgggagccacttgagttgctTACGAAATTTagagacatggtcatatttgcggagatcaaatatgaaccgtatgcaaagatTCTGAAGGCGCTCAAGTTTTTTCAATTGCTCCTTGTTGAGGTCAAGATTAcaagtatcagcatagtcaagaattggtagaagaagtgactgtgctaacgcaatCTTAGTGGGCTGTGGAAGAATATATTGAAGCCTTCGAAGTGATCGGACGGCTGCGAATAGCTTGCGGCTCAACTCGCTCAGTTGAGGTACCCAAGAAAGATGGCTATCGAAAATGACTCCGAGATTTTTTACCTTGTCGCTGTAATTAATAgcggaattattaaaaatgacagGTGGTATGTGTGACCAATCTATTCGGGTCACTAGTTTTGGACTACCAATAATAGTCACTTGACACTTTGATGGATTGATGTTTAATCCATATGAGTTGCACCAATCAAGTATGTTGTTTAAATCGCTAATTATCCTTTGAATACATGTTGGTAAGTCAATCAGTTAGTAAAGTGGAGTAAATCTGGAGATCGTCACAGATAGGGACAGatggtatttataaaaattgaaaagagGAGAGAGATAAGACGTCTCCTTGTGGGGACCACCTTTTACGTCTAACCAGTCTGAGAAAATATCCTGGAAGCGCAAACTCTGCCGACGCCCAAACAAGTAGCTACGAAACCACTCAATTACCGACGGAGATATGCCAAGAGAACTCATAATTGCAAGCAATATATCAAAATCTGCAGTGCTGAACGCATTGCTAAAGTCTAGCAAGGTCAACACCGTGAGACTGATTGTCCATGGCGACATGATGACATGGCGGGTGTAATTTATCATCAGCTGCTCAAACCAAATGAGACTATCACGGGGGATCGCTATAGACTTCAATTGATGTGTTTAAGTCGAACCTTAAAAGAAAAACGACTGCTATACGAGCAGGGACACGACAAACTGATTTTGCTACATGACATCGCTCGGCCTCATGTTGCAATACCAGTAAAAACCTACCTGGAAACGTTTCAATAGGAAATTCTACCCCACCCGCCGTATTCACCTGACATAGCCCCTTCTGATTTTCACCTATTCCGTTCGATGGCACATGGCCTAGCTGACCAGCGCTTTCATTCTTATGAAGAAGCTAAAAAATAGATCGATTTTTGGATAGCTTCAACAGACATGTCGTTTTTCCGATGCGGAATTTATTTACTGCCAGAAAGATGGGAGAAAGTGGTTGCTAGTGATGGACAATACTTTGAATGAaacgtttttgttatttataatttaaataaaacttttattttgtaaaaaaacagCGAAAACTTATTCAAggtttaaaatcaaaatttagaaagaaaaaacaaatcACACATAATATACTCAATAGAAgtacaccaaaaataacgtaatgaCTGGTCAATAAGTCAATAATCTTTCATTCTTAGTTGCCCTTTCTTATCAGCATTATAATGTCTTTGGTAAATATAGCTAACAAAACATTGCATCCTATTTCGTTTTAGATAACAAATGTTACTAATTCTCTAGTAATAACACACATTGAAATgtatttcttaattaatttaaacaattatttatttcaaataatacaccatcaatatgaataatttatactcgaatactagctgacctggcgaacttcgtaccgccttatttatttattttttcttaaatatagcaattacatatataaaaataaaatattgcctatctttcaagttagatcaaactgcacacggtatGCAAATTTGATGAAAATCAGTTGAGTAGTTTAAAGAGTTCATGGCGGACAAACAACGTatcgcgtaatttatatatattaagattttttatttaaactacattGACCATGATGTTAGTTTTGAACTAAAATAGGAAATAGTATGAACAGTATTTTTACATAAGTTCCAGTATGATAAGCAatctttgaaatataaaaattttgacgtgctgtttttaaatttaatatacatttaaaagacGCTCGAATATTTCAAATAGAGCTTTCATTAAACCAACTGAACATTCCCTCTTCAGAATGATtagtttgtattaaattacagATGGCATTGATGGCAAGCAAGCTCGACGTACAGGCAGCAGTGGTCCCTTAGGTGAACTTTTCGACCACGGCCTTGACTCATACTCCGCAGTTCTTATACCTACATGTCTTTACAGCATATTCGGAAGGTAGGAATATAGTAACATCTAAGAATTTAAGCCCAtaagtatatgtttttttttttcacgtaagCAATGTAATAAGCATATATTATTGTTGTtgtgtaatattagtatataaaataattatattgattaaataatGAAGTTCGTTTATTCTATCAagttaatatattatagatCTCTATCTTTGTAAGtttgtaacatacatttttaaaatagaagTTTCTTATTTCtgttagtaagtaaataattttagtaggtataaataaaatatgcataattatagtgtttatttgttttcatattataattaaataatgtatcgAAAATTgcttttttcaaaaataggttTCAAAATCACTTTATTTTCATCTTACAAAGTATACAATGTTCTGTGTTACAGGGATGAGCTGAGTCCGATAAGATTTTACTTTGTATtatggaatatatttttaaacttttatctaACTCACTGGGAGAAGTACAACACGGGTGTCATGTTCTTACCGTGGGGATATGACTTTACCATGATTGTAAGTACGAGTTTGTTATGTTAtcattttactgtattttttttccgGTAATTTATTAGGTATACTAAAAAAAGTAAgataaggaaataaaaaaatgaggtATGCCTGTCTTAATAATGTTTCAAATGATCAATTTTGAAAAGAGCAATCTAATTTTCTACAATTTATTTGATCAACGATTTTCTTAATGCAGATATATTATATCTCACAATGAAAGTTATATTACaaatcaattaaaatgtattattttattttgtttttatgaagaGATAATGTTCAGGTGATAGTAATGACCTatgtaatcaaaaaaattaaatggaaGGTAAAATAGAAGTTTAACACATGTTAAAGATACGAAAATGTGATATGTTTGGTATATAaaggagaaggaaaacttcatttgaaacccggaatgagGTCTCCGTCaaacattcgtggcatagctctaaaatacgaaagactcctgcaaccgaactggctccacacgtatcgactcgtcgttcctgtgggcctcgCCAGTGCGGTCGAGATGGTGGCCCAGAgtttaggcaactctgcgttttcctgaagggtgtcctaggcgacatagtgtctgtctgacactgtctaaatcgtctgcaatagacggactaaggccaatgatgatgatggtaaaaaaaataagtagaaGTAAGTCAATGTAGTGTGATTGAATATAGGGGTAGGGAACAGCAAGAAccatcttgctcaaaatctggagcaacccaactggggaagtaccgcaATCATATAGAAaactacagctaaataatactgctttcaagtagtcttgtgttcctgtggtgaataaagtagccagagctcctggggcggGAAGGCGGTAGGGTCGGTAAAGCTCTTGcaatgatacatatatatagattcACCCTGTAATGTCTCACTGCTGGTTTCTAACTCCATattgtagaaggatcagagattaatccaccatgctgccccactgcgggttggtggatgtaTTCTCtgctacgagtaacgatcgtaTCAggtaacgtgctttccgaggcacggtagaaAGATCGTAGACCCAAGACACATgaaaaccggaaagaaatatttgtataaatacaaacatctATCACGAGCGAACCTGCAAACTGCCGGTGCTTAGTCGCGGACGTCGCAcataccactacaccagagtggttgttataCACTTATAGTAGTGGTCGCCAAgaggtcaaaattcgaccatgattaatttaaattataagtttgaacattattaaggttcttttatcaaagactatacttgtatattaataaaaaaagagtatatatgcgcgTGTGCGCGTGTCAAATATATTGCATTGAATTATGAATACAGCTGTACCACTTGTGGCAGGGCTCGTGCGCGCTGCTGCTGGTGACGTCGCTGACGGGCCCGCGCGCCTGGCACGCGGCGCTGGCGGGCGGGCTGCGGCCCGGCGCGCTGTTCGAGCTGGCGCTGTACCTGTCCGCCGTGGCCACCAGCCAGACCGTCATCCTGTGGAACATCTACAAGTATGTAGCGGCTTGCATTCAACCTCTAACACCCCACTtgtgggcattggcctctttctccgtgcaggagaaggatcCTAGCTTAATCCACTGTGCTGCTCCactgagcaacgatcgctatcagctatAGTACcataccataaaaatatttcgtgCAATCAAAGTCACGGGCAACAGCTAGTatagtaaaaatgtaatgtttgtttaggcatgcttatttattttatttacattaaaaaaaaaacaatttatgtgataaacagaggagcaaaacaattaacagtttaacagtgcactgttaacatataaacacacatacacacacaacgCGCACGCACACATACATGCACGACATACACGCGCATACACATAAACACCTAAACCTactaacaatacatatataattatagtatgcataatatataaatataaataaaaaaaatctgtgaaAAACCCAGTAACTTTTGTCTTAACAGTTGTCGTGGTCAAATTATACATTTCGGTTCAACATAATGGTTTTTAAGTCTAGTTCTAAGAGCTATTTGGAGATACCGGTAGTCTCGCTCTGTGGCACACCGCTGTGCCGAGTAAATAGATTCAAATATCTGGGCCACTGGGTTACCGACAATTCAAAGTATAGCTGTGATATTGAGAGGGAACGTAGGTTGCTGTCTGTTCGATGCAACATGTTAGCACCGAGATTTGCAAGGTGTACGAAGCCAGTTAAATTAACGCTTTTTAAAGCATACTGTCAGTCATTTTACACCTGCAGTCTTTGGGCTGACTACACGCAGCGGGCATACAGCGATCTACTGGTTCAGCATAACAACGCATTCAGGGTTCTGATGGGGCTGCCGCGGCAGTGCAGTGCCTCAGGCATGTTTGCGGAAAGGCATACGGATGACATTTAAGCCATTATGAAAAAACGGTGCGCCTCGAGTTAGCCCGCCTGATGAGCATGCAATGTAAATTTTTGCTAATATGTAAACTGACATCTAAGATAAAGGCTATACCTAGTTTAGATGtcatgattaaaaataaagaaatgttcctgtgtttaataatactaaagtgggaatgatattataaattattgtaaaaatatgccATCGAACAAATAATCTGTTATACATgtgtaaataattgaaaataaaaaatgaacagtgattaaagagtaaaaaaaaaggttgaagagaagaataataattataataattaatgtaatatattatttttcagatCATATCGCGACAAATCTGGCAAGATGCGTTCATTTTCAGAAGCAATACGACCTCTTATACCACTGGGATTATTCTTCATATTGAGCACTACATGGGCTGTTTACTCGCCTACCGACATTCTGAACAGGAGTCCTAGGCTGTTTTACGTACTGACAGGCACAATCTTCTCAAATATTAACGtgagttatattattatattattttaaaaagaagaaagaatGGATTTGTGTCGgaattcaaaatttttgtaaatatatatttattgcaaaaaCCTAAAATATTGATGCTCAATTAGTTTTGGTAACAGACGACCAACTTAGTacattaatcatttatttaacgTAATAACAGGTTAAATATTCAtctaaataacataattttgtattaagaTTACACAAAATAATGTTAAACCCAACTCGGATTTTATGATCATGAtcatatgaattttttttctgcAGAAAAGCTTaggttaaatattattaaaattaaattaaaacaatttaaaataaaaataaaaattaactacaattgtatattttttgtgttgcttgcaaatgtattaataattattataactcaCTAATCATTGTTTATTacgatatattatataattatacttttggATAATTGTTACAATATATCTATGGTGTTAAGGAAAAATGAGATAAGACATATATTTGGACTATTCCCAATGGGCAAATATAAGAGCTTCATGTGGAGCTTCCACATGAATTGtgagaaaattgt includes:
- the LOC123655946 gene encoding ethanolaminephosphotransferase 1; translation: MARFLSEDKLRGFEKYKYNSIDTSLLSNYVMHPFWNWCVQFCPVWVAPNLLTFSGFLLTVLNFLLFSYYDYGFYALTKENITNDHIPSWVWAVSAVNLFVAYTLDGIDGKQARRTGSSGPLGELFDHGLDSYSAVLIPTCLYSIFGRDELSPIRFYFVLWNIFLNFYLTHWEKYNTGVMFLPWGYDFTMIGSCALLLVTSLTGPRAWHAALAGGLRPGALFELALYLSAVATSQTVILWNIYKSYRDKSGKMRSFSEAIRPLIPLGLFFILSTTWAVYSPTDILNRSPRLFYVLTGTIFSNINCRLIVSQMSDTRCEALNPLLAPVALALAAALALASPAAELALLAALTALATVAHVRYGAGVVREMCQHFKISCFQIKPKIK